The Pyrus communis chromosome 2, drPyrComm1.1, whole genome shotgun sequence genome includes a window with the following:
- the LOC137726004 gene encoding probable xyloglucan glycosyltransferase 6, with translation MSRAQNHEFQEWWNKQRKSNHDLLLSSDESSHLLTVDVHSPGPDRTVGKDRSHSARQLSWVCLLKFQQIAASLTSLANSFLVLLRTANRRVTSPDSPADSASSRLYRAIKVFLIVVLLLLCFELVAYFKGWHFSPPSVRSGELAELVYANWLHVRVNYLAPPLQSFTNVCIVLFLIQSVDRVVLVLGCFWIKFRRIKPKAVMEYKATSSSSSNNVEEGNAENVNLEDYPMVLLQIPMCNEREVYHQSIAAVCVQDWPKERMLVQVLDDSDDREVQQLIKAEVNKWQQRGVPILYRHRLIRTGYKAGNLKSAMSCDYVKNYEFVAIFDSDFQPEPEFLKKTVPYFKGNDDLGLVQTRWTFVNKDENLLTRLQNINLSFHFEVEQQVNGVFINFFGFNGTAGVWRIKALEECGGWLERTTVEDMDVAVRAHLCGWKFIYLNDVKCLCELPESYGAYKKQQHRWHSGPMQLFRMCFFDILRSKVSVTKKANLIFLFFLLRKLILPFYSFTLFCIILPLTMFLQEAQLPAWVVCYVPGIMSVLNILPAPRSFPFIVPYLLFENTMSVTKFNAMISGLFQFGSSYEWIVTKKLGRSSETDLIAFERESEPLVPTTGLHRSASESGLEELNKLKTTKKTGKKRRNRLYRKELVIAFVLLTASARSLLSAQGIHFYFLLFQGITFLVVGLDLIGEQVS, from the exons atgtctCGAGCTCAAAACCACGAGTTTCAAGAATGGTGGAACAAGCAGAGAAAGTCCAACCACGACCTCCTCCTCTCCTCCGACGAATCCAGCCACCTCCTCACCGTCGATGTCCACAGCCCCGGCCCCGATCGGACTGTAGGAAAAGACCGCTCCCACAGCGCCCGCCAGCTGTCCTGGGTCTGCCTCCTCAAGTTCCAGCAAATCGCCGCATCCCTGACCTCCCTCGCCAACTCCTTCCTCGTCCTCCTCCGGACCGCCAATCGCCGCGTCACCTCCCCTGATTCGCCCGCTGACTCGGCCTCCTCGCGCCTTTACCGCGCCATTAAGGTTTTTCTGATTGTCGTGCTGCTGCTGCTCTGCTTCGAGCTCGTGGCTTACTTCAAGGGATGGCATTTCAGTCCGCCGTCGGTGAGATCGGGGGAGCTGGCGGAGCTCGTGTACGCCAATTGGCTCCACGTTCGAGTCAATTACTTGGCTCCGCCGCTGCAGAGCTTCACGAATGTCTGCATTGTGCTGTTCCTGATTCAGTCGGTGGATCGCGTTGTTTTGGTGCTCGGATGCTTCTGGATCAAGTTCCGTAGAATCAAGCCCAAGGCGGTCATGGAGTACAAAGCGACGTCGTCGTCTTCCTCGAACAATGTGGAGGAGGGGAATGCTGAGAATGTGAATTTGGAGGATTATCCGATGGTGCTGCTGCAGATTCCTATGTGCAATGAGAGGGAG GTTTACCATCAATCGATTGCCGCAGTTTGTGTTCAGGACTGGCCGAAGGAGAGAATGCTTGTACAGGTTTTGGACGATTCTGATGATAGAGAGGTTCAACAACTTATTAAGGCAGAAGTAAACAAGTGGCAACAACGGGGCGTTCCCATATTGTACAGACATCGGCTGATACGCACAGGGTATAAGGCAGGGAATCTGAAATCTGCTATGAGCTGCGATTATGTTAAAAATTACGAGTTTGTAGCCATATTTGATTCGGATTTTCAGCCGGAACCTGAATTCTTGAAGAAAACTGTTCCTTATTTTAAG GGGAATGATGATCTAGGCTTGGTTCAGACAAGGTGGACTTTTGTAAACAAGGATGAGAACTTGCTTACTAGACTGCAGAACATAAACTTATCGTTCCACTTTGAGGTTGAACAACAAGTCAACGGTGTGTTTATCAACTTCTTTGGTTTTAACGGTACAGCTGGTGTGTGGAGGATTAAGGCTCTTGAGGAATGTGGTGGTTGGTTGGAACGAACTACAGTCGAGGACATGGATGTTGCAGTTCGCGCTCATCTTTGTGGGTGGAAGTTCATATATCTGAATGATGTTAAG TGCCTTTGTGAACTTCCAGAGTCCTACGGGGCATACAAGAAACAGCAACATCGCTGGCATTCTGGTCCAATGCAGTTATTCCGCATGTGTTTCTTTGACATACTCCGTTCGAAG GTGAGTGTGACTAAGAAAGCGAATTTGatattcctcttcttcctcctgcGAAAGCTCATACTGCCGTTTTATTCGTTCACTCTCTTTTGCATCATTCTTCCACTGACAATGTTCCTGCAAGAAGCTCAACTACCAGCATGGGTTGTTTGCTATGTTCCTGGAATTATGTCTGTCTTGAATATCCTTCCTGCACCACGTTCTTTCCCATTTATCGTCCCCTACCTTCTGTTTGAGAATACCATGTCGGTGACCAAATTTAATGCCATGATATCAGGATTGTTTCAATTTGGGAGTTCTTATGAGTGGATAGTTACAAAGAAATTGGGAAGATCATCAGAGACAGATCTAATTGCTTTTGAAAGGGAGTCTGAGCCTCTGGTGCCAACTACCGGTCTTCATAGGTCGGCCTCAGAATCGGGCCTTGAGGAGCTGAATAAGCTCAAGACAACTAAAAAAACCgggaaaaagagaagaaatcgTTTATACAGGAAGGAACTTGTAATTGCCTTTGTACTGTTGACTGCTTCAGCAAGAAGCTTGCTTTCTGCCCAAGGAATTCACTTCTACTTCCTACTATTTCAAGGGATCACCTTTCTTGTTGTTGGTCTTGATTTGATAGGAGAGCAGGTGAGCTAA